The following proteins are co-located in the Vigna angularis cultivar LongXiaoDou No.4 chromosome 2, ASM1680809v1, whole genome shotgun sequence genome:
- the LOC108327849 gene encoding endoglucanase 17 yields MTFSLFSCLLFLLSVFSTLSHSLTPHSHHHPHSATHNYRDALTKSILFFEGQRSGKLPSNQRMSWRRDSALSDGSAMNVDLVGGYYDAGDNVKFGFPMAFTTTMLSWSVIEFGGVMKGELQNAREAIRWGTDYLLKATAHPDTIYVQVGDAEKDHACWERPEDMDTPRSVFKVDKNNPGSDVAAETAAALAAASLAFKKTDPAYSKTLARRAIRVFQFADKYRGSYSNGLKSVVCPFYCSYSGYQDELLWGATWLHKATKNPMYLNYIKANGQTLGAADSDNTFGWDNKHVGARILLSKEFLVRKVQSLHDYKGHADNFICSVIPGSSSSRFTPGGLLFKMGDSNMQYVTSTSFILLAYAKYLTKAHVVVNCGGTTVTPKRLRAIAKKQVDYLLGENPLKMSYMVGYGPRFPRRIHHRGSSLPSVGVHPGKIQCSAGFSVMNSESPNPNTLVGAVVGGPDLNDRFPDERSDYEQSEPATYINAPLVGSLAYLAHSSGQL; encoded by the exons AtgactttttctctcttttcttgtctccttttccttctttctgTCTTTTCCACCCTTTCTCACTCCCTCACTCCCCATTCCCACCACCACCCTCACTCTGCCACACACAACTACAGAGATGCTCTCACAAAATCCATCCTTTTTTTCGAGGGTCAGAGGTCAGGGAAGCTCCCTTCTAACCAGAGGATGTCTTGGAGGAGGGACTCTGCTCTATCTGATGGCTCCGCCATGAAT GTTGATTTGGTTGGAGGGTACTACGATGCTGGGGATAATGTCAAGTTTGGTTTTCCCATGGCCTTCACCACCACCATGCTTTCTTGGAGTGTTATTGAATTTGGTGGGGTGATGAAAGGTGAGTTGCAGAATGCCAGAGAGGCCATTCGTTGGGGCACAGATTATCTTCTTAAAGCTACTGCACATCCAGACACCATTTATGTCCAG GTGGGAGATGCTGAGAAGGACCACGCTTGTTGGGAGAGACCTGAGGACATGGACACCCCAAGAAGTGTTTTTAAAGTAGATAAAAACAACCCTGGTTCGGATGTGGCTGCAGAAACTGCTGCGGCTCTTGCAGCCGCTTCTCTGGCTTTCAAGAAAACTGACCCAGCCTATTCCAAAACTTTGGCTAGGAGGGCTATTCGT GTTTTCCAGTTTGCTGACAAATACAGGGGATCCTACAGCAATGGCTTGAAGTCCGTTGTGTGCCCCTTTTATTGCTCCTACTCTGGTTATCAg GATGAGCTGTTGTGGGGAGCTACTTGGCTTCACAAGGCTACTAAGAACCCAATGTACCTAAACTACATTAAAGCGAATGGACAGACCCTTGGGGCTGCAGATTCTGACAATACCTTTGGATGGGATAACAAGCATGTTGGAGCAAGGATACTGCTTTCCAAG GAATTTCTTGTTCGAAAGGTGCAATCCCTGCATGACTACAAGGGGCATGCAGACAATTTTATCTGTTCTGTTATCCCCGGTTCCTCCTCTTCTCGATTCACCCCAG GTGGACTTCTGTTCAAGATGGGTGATAGCAATATGCAGTATGTGACTTCCACCTCCTTTATACTCTTAGCTTATGCTAAGTATTTAACCAAAGCCCATGTGGTTGTGAACTGCGGTGGAACCACAGTGACTCCAAAGAGACTACGTGCCATAGCCAAAAAACAG gtgGATTACCTGTTAGGAGAGAACCCCTTGAAGATGTCATACATGGTGGGGTATGGGCCACGGTTTCCGCGAAGGATACACCACAGGGGCTCATCGCTGCCGTCCGTTGGTGTTCACCCTGGCAAGATCCAATGCTCGGCAGGGTTCAGTGTGATGAATTCAGAATCACCCAATCCCAACACTCTAGTGGGTGCCGTTGTTGGAGGACCAGATCTGAATGATCGGTTCCCTGATGAACGGTCAGATTACGAGCAATCAGAACCTGCTACTTATATCAACGCACCTCTTGTGGGATCACTTGCTTATCTCGCACACTCTTCTGGCCAACTCTAG
- the LOC108326934 gene encoding pectinesterase: MPEIHCYHFLSFVFFFISRKMIPHIPCILSAVHVILLFSSTQFSITAEATRALEQTQLHFQVANSTCEGTLYPDLCVSTLTSFPDLTSKTVPQMICSVVNHTIYEVTLSSSNCSGLRKKLPSLNKLEQRALDDCLDLFDETVEELKTTVADLSQSTIGSKRYHDSQTLLSGAMTNLYTCLDGFAYSKGHVREKIEQGLLEISHLVSNSLAMLKKVPEKKKQSKNEIFPEYGKMKDGFPSWVTPKDRKLLQAPVNETKFDLVVAQDGSGNFTTIGEAVAAAPNSSATRFVIHIKAGAYFENVEVIRRKTNLMWVGDGIGKTVVKASRNVVDGWTTFQSATVAVVGDGFIAKGITFENSAGPSKHQAVALRSGADFSAFYQCSFVAYQDTLYVHSLRQFYRECDVYGTVDFIFGNAAAVLQNCNLYARKPNPNQRNLFTAQGREDPNQNTGISIINCKVAAAADLIPVKSEFRNYLGRPWKMYSRTVFLNSLMEDLIDPAGWLEWDGTFALDTLYYGEYNNRGPGANTSGRVTWPGYRVITNSTEASQFTVANFIQGNEWLNSYGIPFFSGLT; this comes from the exons ATGCCAGAGATCCACTGCtatcactttctttctttcgtGTTCTTCTTTATCAGTAGAAAAATGATACCTCACATACCCTGCATTCTCTCTGCGGTTCATGTTATACTCCTTTTTTCATCAACCCAATTCAGCATCACCGCAGAAGCAACGAGAGCCCTGGAACAAACCCAACTCCATTTCCAGGTAGCAAACTCCACATGCGAGGGAACACTCTACCCGGACCTCTGCGTCTCAACCCTTACCTCTTTCCCAGATCTCACCTCAAAAACTGTACCACAAATGATATGTTCTGTCGTGAACCACACCATATATGAGGTCACATTGTCCTCCTCCAACTGCAGCGGTCTCCGAAAGAAGCTCCCGAGTCTCAACAAACTCGAACAGCGAGCTCTCGACGACTGCCTCGACCTCTTCGACGAAACCGTGGAGGAGCTCAAAACCACCGTGGCGGATCTCTCCCAAAGCACAATAGGGTCGAAGCGTTACCACGACTCGCAGACTCTCTTAAGCGGCGCCATGACCAACCTGTACACGTGTCTGGATGGCTTTGCATACAGCAAAGGGCACGTGAGGGAGAAGATTGAACAGGGGCTGTTGGAGATTTCGCATCTCGTAAGCAACTCGTTGGCCATGCTGAAGAAAGTGCCCGAAAAGAAGAAACAGTCGAAGAACGAGATTTTTCCCGAATATGGAAAGATGAAAGACGGGTTCCCGTCGTGGGTTACCCCTAAAGACCGGAAGTTGCTTCAAGCTCCGGTGAATGAAACGAAGTTCGACCTTGTTGTGGCCCAAGATGGCAGTGGCAACTTCACCACTATAGGTGAAGCAGTGGCTGCAGCTCCAAACTCCAGTGCGACCAG ATTTGTGATACACATAAAAGCTGGGGCATACTTCGAGAACGTGGAGGTAATAAGGAGGAAGACCAATCTGATGTGGGTCGGAGATGGAATTGGAAAGACTGTTGTGAAGGCAAGCAGGAACGTCGTTGATGGCTGGACTACTTTCCAATCTGCCACTGTCG CTGTGGTTGGAGACGGATTCATAGCAAAGGGTATAACCTTTGAGAACTCAGCTGGGCCCAGCAAACACCAAGCTGTGGCTCTAAGAAGCGGGGCTGATTTCTCAGCCTTCTACCAGTGCAGCTTTGTTGCCTACCAAGACACGCTCTATGTCCACTCTCTGCGTCAATTCTACCGCGAATGCGACGTTTATGGAACCGTGGACTTCATCTTTGGTAATGCAGCAGCGGTGCTCCAGAACTGCAACTTGTACGCAAGAAAGCCTAATCCAAACCAGAGGAACCTGTTCACCGCACAAGGCAGAGAAGACCCTAACCAAAACACCGGCATTTCCATCATAAACTGCAAGGTTGCAGCAGCTGCGGATTTGATCCCTGTCAAATCTGAGTTCAGGAATTACCTGGGTCGTCCCTGGAAGATGTATTCGAGGACTGTTTTTCTGAATTCATTGATGGAGGATCTGATAGACCCTGCAGGGTGGTTGGAATGGGATGGGACGTTTGCATTGGATACTTTGTATTATGGAGAGTACAACAATAGAGGTCCTGGTGCAAATACAAGTGGCAGAGTTACGTGGCCTGGTTATAGAGTCATCACCAACTCCACTGAGGCAAGCCAGTTCACAGTTGCAAATTTCATTCAAGGCAATGAATGGCTGAACTCTTATGGCATTCCATTCTTCTCTGGCTTGACTTGA
- the LOC108327635 gene encoding pectinesterase — MAFKNLSLLTLCVSLVLSSLSPISIASNNKRDVVPPETICKSTVYASYCKTLLANQNGTIFDYGRISVRKSLSQSRKFLNLVNSFLQDRSSLSLPTTRALEDCQFLAEQNFEYLSNALDHVDKASDDLPTTQAEDQQTMLSAALTNQETCLEGLQTTASDERVKSELLSSLSDDKKLHSVSLDLFIKGWVPEKKISTSWQPNGRHLGFRNGRLPLRMSNRVRAIYDSARGHGRKLLQDSSDSVLVNDIVVVSQDGSGNFTTINGAIAAAPNNSAASDGYFLILVTGGVYQEYVSIAKNKKYLMMVGDGINQTIITGDHNVVDNFTTFNSATFAVVAQGFVAVNMTFRNTAGPSKHQAVAVRNGADLSTFYSCSFEGYQDTLYTHSLRQFYRECDICGTVDFIFGNAAVVFQTCNMYPRLPLSGQFNAITAQGRTDPNQNTGTSIQNATIKAAADLAPVVGSVQTYLGRPWKEYSRTVYMQSFMDSLINPAGWHEWSGDFALTTLYYAEYNNTGPGSSTQNRVTWSGYHVINVTDAVNFTVANFLDGDSWLPITGVPYI; from the exons ATGGCTTTTAAGAACTTGTCCCTCCTTACGCTCTGTGTTTCTCTTGTGTTATCCTCCTTGTCACCGATTTCCATAGCTTCTAATAATAAACGTGATGTTGTTCCACCAGAAACCATCTGCAAATCCACCGTATATGCTTCCTACTGCAAAACCCTGCTTGCTAATCAAAACGGCACAATCTTTGACTATGGTCGAATTTCTGTCCGAAAGTCCTTGTCCCAGTCCCGCAAATTCTTAAACCTAGTAAACTCATTCCTCCAAGACAGATCCTCTTTGTCTCTTCCCACAACTCGCGCCCTTGAAGACTGTCAATTCCTCGCTGAACAAAACTTTGAATACTTATCAAACGCACTCGACCATGTTGATAAAGCCAGCGATGATCTTCCCACCACTCAAGCTGAAGACCAGCAAACCATGCTTAGTGCTGCTTTGACAAACCAAGAAACTTGTTTAGAAGGTTTACAGACCACAGCTTCCGATGAAAGAGTGAAGAGTGAACTTCTCTCATCACTCTCTGATGACAAGAAGCTTCACAGTGTTTCCCTTGATTTGTTCATCAAGGGTTGGGTGCCTGAGAAGAAAATCTCAACATCATGGCAACCCAATGGAAGACACTTGGGTTTCCGCAACGGTCGTTTACCATTGAGGATGTCTAACCGTGTACGTGCCATCTATGATTCTGCTAGAGGTCACGGCAGAAAACTGCTTCAAGATAGCAGCGACAGTGTACTGGTCAATGATATTGTGGTTGTTAGTCAGGACGGAAGCGGGAACTTCACTACCATCAACGGTGCTATAGCGGCTGCGCCAAATAACTCTGCTGCTAGTGATggttactttttaattttagtcaCCGGAGGTGTGTACCAAGAGTATGTATCCATAGCCAAAAACAAAAAGTACTTGATGATGGTTGGAGATGGGATCAACCAAACGATTATCACCGGTGATCACAACGTTGTCGATAACTTCACAACATTCAACTCAGCAACATTTG CTGTGGTAGCACAAGGGTTTGTAGCTGTTAACATGACATTCCGAAACACTGCTGGGCCAAGCAAGCACCAAGCGGTTGCAGTGAGAAACGGAGCTGATTTGTCAACTTTTTACAGCTGCAGCTTTGAGGGGTATCAAGACACCTTGTACACGCATTCCCTTAGACAGTTTTACCGGGAATGTGACATCTGCGGTACCGTTGACTTCATATTTGGAAATGCTGCTGTTGTTTTCCAAACATGTAACATGTATCCACGCCTTCCCTTGAGTGGACAATTCAATGCCATCACTGCCCAAGGCAGAACAGACCCAAATCAAAATACAGGCACTTCCATTCAGAACGCTACTATAAAAGCTGCTGCTGATTTGGCTCCTGTAGTTGGGAGCGTGCAAACATATCTTGGGAGACCATGGAAAGAGTACTCAAGAACAGTTTATATGCAGTCTTTCATGGATAGTTTGATAAATCCTGCTGGATGGCATGAATGGAGTGGAGATTTTGCCCTAACCACCTTATACTATGCAGAGTACAATAACACAGGACCTGGTTCAAGCACCCAAAACCGTGTAACGTGGTCTGGTTACCATGTTATCAATGTTACCGATGCGGTTAACTTTACTGTGGCTAACTTCTTGGACGGGGATAGCTGGCTTCCTATAACTGGCGTTCCATATATATAG
- the LOC108327636 gene encoding pectinesterase, which produces MAMAFNSLYALTLFVSLLLSFFTSISIADNSHAVVPPETLCHSTLDPSYCKFVLANQNGSIYDYCQFSVRKSLSQSRKFLNAMYSYLQNPSSLSQPTILALQDCQLLSELNFEYLSTTIDTVDKAKDVLPTSQADDVHTLLSAVLTNHQTCLDGLQTSASDPRVKNDLFSQLLDDMKLNSVSLYFFTKAWVPENRIWKPHGAIQNDRLPLKMTNKVRAIYDSAKDQGRKLLKTSDDSESVLVSDIVVVSKDGSGNFTTINDAIAAAPNNTAVTDGYFIIIISEGIYQEYVSIAKNKKFLMLIGDGINRTIITGDHNVVDGFTTFNSATFAVVGQGFVGVNITFRNTAGPSKHQAVAVRNGADMSSFYSCSFEGYQDTLYTHSLRQFYRECDIYGTVDFIFGNAAVVLENCNMYPRLPLIGQFNAITAQGRTDPNQNTGISIQNATIKAAQDLAPTVGTVETYLGRPWKEYSRTVYIQSFMDSLIAPAGWHEWNGSFALSTLYYAEYDNTGPGSNTANRVNWSGFHVIDATDAVNFTVSSFLDGDDWVPRTSIPYQTSL; this is translated from the exons ATGGCTATGGCTTTTAACAGCTTGTACGCTCTCACACTCTTTGTGTCCCTTCTGCTATCCTTCTTCACGTCGATTTCCATAGCTGATAATAGCCATGCAGTTGTTCCACCAGAAACCCTATGCCACTCAACCTTGGACCCTTCTTACTGCAAATTTGTTCTTGCTAATCAAAATGGTAGCATATATGACTATTGTCAATTTTCTGTTCGAAAATCCCTGTCCCAGTCTCGTAAGTTCTTGAACGCGATGTACTCATATCTTCAAAATCCCTCCTCTCTCTCCCAACCAACAATCCTTGCTCTTCAAGATTGCCAATTACTTTCTGAACTAAACTTTGAATACTTATCAACGACAATTGACACTGTCGATAAAGCTAAGGATGTTCTTCCCACCTCTCAAGCAGACGATGTTCACACATTGCTTAGTGCTGTTTTGACAAATCACCAAACTTGTTTAGATGGTCTTCAAACCTCAGCTTCAGATCCAAGAGTGAAGAATGATCTTTTTTCCCAACTCTTGGATGATATGAAGCTTAACAGTGTCTCACTTTATTTCTTCACCAAGGCTTGGGTTCCTGAGAACAGAATATGGAAACCCCATGGAGCCATCCAGAATGATCGTTTACCCTTGAAGATGACAAACAAAGTTCGTGCGATTTATGATTCTGCGAAAGATCAAGGGAGAAAACTGCTAAAAACATCGGATGACAGTGAAAGCGTTCTGGTGAGTGATATTGTGGTGGTTAGTAAAGATGGAAGTGGAAACTTTACCACCATAAACGATGCCATAGCTGCTGCACCAAATAACACAGCTGTTACGGATGGCTACTTCATTATTATCATCAGTGAGGGTATATATCAAGAGTATGTATCTATAGCAAAAAACAAGAAGTTCTTGATGTTAATTGGAGATGGAATCAACCGAACAATTATAACTGGCGATCACAATGTTGTTGATGGCTTTACAACATTCAACTCAGCCACATTTG CTGTGGTAGGACAAGGATTCGTAGGTGTGAACATAACATTCCGCAACACTGCTGGGCCAAGCAAGCACCAAGCAGTTGCAGTAAGAAATGGAGCAGATATGTCCTCCTTCTATAGCTGTAGTTTTGAAGGGTATCAAGACACTTTATACACCCATTCCCTGAGACAGTTTTATCGAGAATGTGACATATATGGCACAGTTGACTTCATATTTGGAAACGCAGCTGTTGTTTTGGAAAACTGCAATATGTATCCCCGCCTTCCGTTGATTGGACAATTCAATGCCATCACTGCACAAGGTCGAACTGATCCAAATCAAAACACCGGCATTTCCATACAAAATGCCACTATAAAAGCAGCACAGGATTTGGCTCCAACGGTTGGTACTGTGGAAACATACCTTGGAAGGCCATGGAAGGAGTACTCAAGAACTGTTTATATACAGTCTTTCATGGATAGTTTGATAGCTCCTGCTGGTTGGCATGAATGGAATGGGAGTTTCGCTCTCAGCACATTGTACTACGCTGAATATGATAACACGGGTCCTGGTTCAAACACTGCAAACCGAGTAAACTGGTCTGGTTTTCATGTTATCGATGCCACTGATGCAGTCAATTTTACTGTCTCTAGCTTCTTGGATGGAGATGATTGGGTGCCTCGAACCAGCATTCCGTACCAGACATCTTTGTAA